The Anomalospiza imberbis isolate Cuckoo-Finch-1a 21T00152 chromosome Z, ASM3175350v1, whole genome shotgun sequence genomic interval TTGAAAATTGTTACTTCATTAGCAAAATCACCAAGTTTTATTTAGATAAGAGGAAGACTGTCTTTTGCAAACAGTCATGGAACTTTTATTTTGCAGTACATGTTTGTCTCACTGCTCTCCAGAGATACCACCTACAAGCTATTAAAATCTATCTGTACACATCTTGACGTAAGTACTAGTGGCAGTGAAGATGGTATGTAGCTTTGTGTTCATTATTACTGCTATCTTGCTGTGAAATGGTACTTTCTGCTTGTGTTCCTTGTTAAAagttctgctttttttcaggATACAAGCATGGGCAACAGTCCAAATCCCTCTTCTGCAGAAAACAGCTTCAGGGCTGATCGCCCTAGAACTCTGCCCCTGGTAAATGCCTTAGAAGTTTGTTCTTTTGTTGCATGGCATCTTTCATTGCAAGTACTATTTATAATGCCCGaagaaaagaaactgaagaaaatcaTGACATCTGTTTCTAGAATTTCCACGAGTATTTAATAGTGGAAAACAGTTGGAATAATTGGCATTATTATCCATGGCGTACAGTTTATATACATGCGTACACTTTGGATTTATTCAAGGTCTGTATGTTCTTCGTATCTCTGTCTAGCAGTCAGATTTCACTGTACTAACATAAAGTCTGCCATAGATAGTTTTTGCAGTGTTTCTAGTAGCAAACCTCTCTTCTGTAAAACTCTGTAAAACACTCATCTGAAAGAGCTGTGAAGCAGCCTGTGATGACAGAGTCTAAGTCTGCGAACTGCTCCTGGACTTCACAACTTTAACTTAACAGTCTTTCTTATAGACAAGGCAGGAGATGAAGCTTGAATTCTGGTGATCTTATGGAGCTTATTTTTTAGCTTGATCTCAACATGTTGATAACAGAGATTGTTCCTAGTTAAACAGTTCTAAAGCTTTGATCATTTGTTCAGATTCTAGAGGAAATTAGATTGTTTCGATTTAGAACAAAGCTGAGACTTTTTGTGTTTCATTCTCCCCATCAGGATTTCAACGAAGATTACTCTGATCTGGATGGAATAGTGCAGCAGCGTAGACAAGAGATGGAAGagtccagcagcacaggctcaCAGACACCGGAGCTGGAGTGCTTCCAAGGTGAGTGGGATCATGGAGCCCCAAGAGAAGGAGAATGGACTAGTTCAGTTTTGCTTCTGTATCCCCTTCTGATGTGGAATCTAGATTCTCCATGGTCCTGGAGAATTGCCAGAAAGGAAATTTTGAGATCATCCTCAAGGCCTCAGTATCTACATTTCTGTTACTATGGCCCTCTGTAATCCAGACTCAGGCAATGACTTAGTCATCAGCAGATCTAAATTGTCGCTACTGGTTCCAGTTGCTTAGCCATGTGAACAGAAATAGAACGTAGGAGCTGCTCATGCTTTAAAACCCAAAGGAAAAATGAACAATCAAAACCCATTTTAAGTAGTTCATGTTACAGTGCAACTTCTGATCTATACTAATAACACTTTGTACTGTGGTGGCTTTTGGTCATCAAGGTTATTTTTGACatgtttttggtggggttttttaaacgTTCATTTTATTCTTTGCAGCTATTAAGATATTTGAAGATACCATCCAAAGTCGTTATTTCTTTACCACACTCTTTGTAATCTCTTGTCTCAAGTTCTTCACCTAACTAGCAGCTGTTCTGATTGAAACTCACTTCATAACTCATACTTCATAACTTCATGAGTACAGCAATACTTGTTTTGTGTAGCTCATGCTGAATGTTACTGTGAAAACCTAGAGTGTTCTCTTgtataattaatatatattaagatattaatgtgtttttttGCTGTTAGTACTCTGGGTTCCATCTTGACTATAATTTGTATAAGAAACTGTTGAAAGATACTGTCATTTTTATAGTAGTTCTCTATcatgttattttttattaactCTCCTTTTTGCTCTGTGTCTTTTGTTCAGCAGAATGATTTGGAGTTATTTGCTTTCATTGGTATTTGATATTTACTGTGCATCTGTCTTTAACTATGTGGTGCTGTTCATTAAATTGTGGTATCATCACATGCCACAGAAATGCTTCTAAATAATGCTTTAACTTGTTGTGTTACTTCCTGATGGCTAGTAACTAGCTCaaaccatttatttttccaCAAATGAAAACCAATATCCAGGCAAAGAACCATCCTAGGAAAAGGAATTGAAAGCAGTGGTCAAAGATAGCACATCTGTCACTCATGGTTGTTTTTTGTACATCAGTAGAGCAAGTCCAGGGTAAACAGCTCGAGCATAAAACTGAGTGTGATTAGATTTTTCTGTTCTATTTCTTTCAAGATACCAGTGGCATTTTTAAAGACAGTCAGGAAAGGGAGTTTTAATGTCCTTTTTAAAGTAACAATGCACTATCCTCATTTGGTGTTGCTATTAAAGTAATTTGGAATCATTACTCTAGCAAATTCAGGCCTTTTGAGAGATTACTTTTGTGACTATAATCTTCTGCCTAGAAATTCAGTAGTAGCTTTCAAGATCTTCATGGGTTGCCATATTTTAAAAGATCTGGAATATAAATGCAAGATACATCATCTTCTTTCAATCCAGGtgcttctttttatttagtGTTGATGTGGAATTAGTATGTAAACTGTTTCAAGGATACTAAACCAACTTCTACTTTTTACCCAAAAGTACAGAAATGCACCTTTTAATATTCTCCTCTTCCTCTATTTCTTGACCAAAATGAGCTATCAGCaatttcctttaattttgtatttcacctttattaaaattctttcttttcccagatTATCACGTTGTTGAAACAGAGACTCATTTGAAAGTTTCCAAGCCAGAGGCCAAGTCTGTTCGTTCAGATGCGCATAGCAAACGTGGGCCTGATGGAAAAGCCCGAAACAGTCCTCGAAATGGTAAGAAATCAAGGACAGATCTTCAGCTGGAATGATCTGAGATAAGTTTGCATAAGTATGTCAGTTCACATAACATGGAAGATCTCTTTCTTATTTCTCCCTCTGCATCATCTGTTGAATTCTTCAAAACACTGTTTATATTCTGTGGTCTGCTCTGCTCAAAGTAAGACTTGGTTTTTTCCATTGCAGGCCATTCGGAAGCCTTCAGGTTCCTCCACAAAGTGAAGTCCCAAAAGCTCTTATCTCTGAACCATGTACTTGTATTTTATGCAATTCTGTAAGTTAGCAATAACAAGATTGTCAAAAACTAGGATTTTCTTACGTTTACATGATTGATATAATGTAAGCATGATGGATATAATCTAAGCTTTACttgagaaaaggaaattattggGAATTGTGGTCTTTACACTTCCCAGAaatgtgtatatacatatatctatataaGCCTGCTGTGACAGGCTTATACTTAAACCGGCcatttacttttaaaagcaaagggTCTTTTGATTCGGAAAATGTTAAAAGTGTTGAAGTACTTGCAGAGGTTCCTTTTTCATGCCACTTAGCAAACACATACTCAAGGTTTGAGATTTTCATAACTGTCTGAATGCCATTGATGGTATTCCTGAAATGTTTCTAAGAACAATACCTTTATTATTGAATACGTGCAAGTAACAATTTAAATGGCTTTTAACAACGAATTTATCAGGTACTGCCAAAGTTTCCTTAACTGATACACTTTATTTTGCTCTCTTACAGTGTTTGTGTTTTAATACTTTCTACCTTCTACATGAGATATAAAATCAGTGTCCTGGAGGAACGCCTTATGTCCATGACGGCCTTTGATTCGCATATTAAGGAGTAAGATAAACTCTGGAAAAATAGTGGGgatttaaaatttctttccagAGCAATGATTCCATGAAAAAGGTGTAACTTCTGTCTTCAGTCTTAGAGTAATTTGATTAGTTTGTTAGAAACATACTTCACGCTCTTTCAGCTAATACATCTGTCTTGCTTGTATAAAGCTTTGTGTTGTCTGTATACCATTTAGAAACTGATAGCCTgtctttctgaaataaaaaacctcacaccacaaaaccaaaccaaagcaaaatcCAAACACACCAAGAGATGGGTGTCTCTGTATTTGAAGAGGAAATAGGGAAAGGGACCATAGTTGCATAAATAATTCCTTTCTGTAGCTGGAGTCGTGGCTGTCATCTGCCCCTGCAGttagttttttgggatttttttttgtctccatGTTGCATAGATAGAAAATATGCAAACATTAAGTGGAGAGGCAGTGCAGAGGTGTGtggttttttcccaaaatagTTTGCCTCTATAAGTTGTATTGGCTCCCTGCTCTTGTCTTAGGAAGTTAAACTGGATACTGGTGAGAATACTAATCAGTTTATTGAGCGTTAGTTTTTGCATTAAGTCTTCTACCCTTCATATAACAGACTTtttctctgagctgctctgAAAAATATGGTTTCAAAAGTCATTTTAAACTCCATGCAACATCTGCAGCCACATGCAACATGAGTGGAAATGATGACAGCTGGAGAAGCACCAcatgaaaaagagaagagaaaaataaaattcaagacAGAGCTGACTCAGGCATGGTGGAACTGTTTGCAAAGTGGTTCAAATTTAGCAAGCTCTTACATAAGTGCGCTTTTAAATTCAACTTTCTTTGATTACCCATCCATGACAAAACAGGTCACTCACATTGCACTTGTGGTCATACCAAACAATGACTGTGCTGTTTATGATCCAACTGGTCTCAGCTGTCATCTGTGGAAAGCAGTAGGATTTGTATGCATGTGTCAGAAGACAGAGGCAGGTTCTTCATAAAAAAAGGGATAGGAAGGAAATGGTGCTCTATCTATGCAGCCTTGCATTTACATTTTACCATTTTATAATGCAAGAAGTGGGGTAAACCTGTTCCACATAGTAGGCAATGtcaaaagccttttttctcACTTCTGGTATATTTTTATTAGCAGGGTACTATATCCCTCTTCAGAAACACTAACACAAGAAAGTCCTGTTTCTGTTGCTCTGATCCCAAACAGTACAAGATACAGGAAGGAAGATTTAATGTGCACTCCTGCAGTGTCAAGGGCTTGGGCCTTACGATTTCCTCCAAGTCGCAGGATGTTGAACTTACAGAGCTCTTCGGTTTAAATAGCTCTAAAGTGTTCTATCCAAACTTCTGGAAAATGAGATCATGTAAAAAATGTAGACAAGAAGTGACTtagcacttttttttctgtaaactAGTTCAGTTTACAATTTTGGCACTGTTGCCATCTACATGTGTATCCagttctgttttcctcttttttaaaGTCTGTCACACTTATTTTTTCATTCTATTCGACAGACATCAAGTGCACCAAGATTTGGGATCTCACCTGCAAATTAATGCTGACGCCCTTTGTGATGAGTTAACTGCTAATCTTAGAAAATTGGAAAAGGTAACATCGTGTGATATAATGCAAATGCTGATAGACCAGTTAGGTTCTTGCTGTGTTTCTATGATCTTTTATCTTGAGAAGTGTTGAATTACCCCCAGATTCAATACCAAAAGTGGCATGTTTTCCTAGACAAAGGACTAGGTTTTGGACTATAAATTAACCCTAGTATAAACATTGGTATGTGTAATAGCTTTGCCTTGTGCTGAAGCTTATAACCAAgccaagtgtccctgaggcAGACACTTCAGGGGTGATTATTGCATTATGTAGTGatctcaactttttttttttttttaatccatcaGAGCTAAGGATTTTGAACTCAACATTTATTAGtatttgattaatttttctgtttggagCTTTTgttggagttttggggttttgattAAGAAAAATGGTGCCTGCTTACATATGTAGTCAGCTTCTTCACACAGAGTGACTGAGATCTGCTTGTTTTACTTCAGCAACACAAATACTGCTGCACCAGTTGTGCAATTCCCTATACCTGACCCTTGCTTTTTACCATTCTCTAATTGGAAAGCTAAATGTATTTGGTGACTTAAATTGGAAGCCTGTGCAAAACAAGTGGGTGTGCAGATCTTCTTTCCTTACTTGGTGTTTTTCCCTTTCTAAAACACTTTACCAGGGGCTCCACTGCTCTCATGGCTGTGCCCTGTGATGGGTCTGCTGGATGCTGCTGCTAAGGCTGTGTCCAGCATAGGGcaggccctggccctggcccacTGCTGTGGCCCCTGCAGACCTTGCCTCACGTGCCCCCAAACCTTGACAAATGCATCTGGTACCAGTGGGTGAAATACTGTGTGTTGGGTACACATACACAGGCTGAGCATGACAAAAGCACTAGtggaacaaaaccaaaagttACTTGAATTCCTTTGAGCTTAAGTCACATGGGATATTTGTGCCTTTGTTTCTAAAACTGAGTCTGTGCCAAGGTCTTTCaacaccttttttcccccaaaccaAATTTCTCAAATAGCATAAAGCTAAGACTATATAATATCACTGTTTACAAGTGTGGCATAGGTTTTAGAACTACTGCCAAAAGGGAGTTTCTTCCCCCATATCTTCACCCTCTTGGCTATGAAAATCTAGAGTAATGCTGTCTTCACCCCTCTGTATTTTCTGGATAATAACAGTGTGAATACAAAGGGAAAATGCTTACCAGATGGTTACCATAGACAATCTTCAGCCAGATTAGGTCATTTAAGAGGTTACTGCTTTCTGGCTGTCTGGGACAGGCTGGCAAGATGGTTAATAGGAGACCTCATTTCAGTGGGAagccagccagccagccctTTGCAACAAGGCTAGGCACTGTCCCACTACCTTATATAGTCTCTGCGTGGAGACAGTAATGGACAGCTGCATAGTTAGGTCATTCAGCTGTTCCCAGAGAAGTGACCTTCTGTCCTGAATTAGAGTCTTAAGTGGTGTGCATTTTTTGTTTAGTGTCTTGCTTTCTTTGTTTAGTGTCTGTAGGATTGGAGCCTTAGAGACTTACCTTTATCTGCCAAATATTCAGGGTGATGAAGTGCTCTGCATACAAGCTAAATCAAAATTGCCTGTAGCTGCATATTGCCATATCCTGTTCTAATCTGGATGAGCAGTGGTTAGAAATATAATAGCTTTTTGTTCTCTGAGCAAAGTTACTGCAGTTGCTTAACAGTTTCATATGCTTTAGTGAAAAGTGCTGGTaactggctgcagcagcaaaggtaGCATACATGTTCTAGTATAACTTGTCATGTCTCCCC includes:
- the GRAMD2B gene encoding GRAM domain-containing protein 2B isoform X2, with the translated sequence MLKKGSSLEDSVFLSESQNSFRKSSNDTPASPTESVGSVFISSDGENGTDEKRKVGKSPTVSLQTPTSETEYFDDRKKVDVDRTKSSTDSPVLTIKSDSKIERKKRASNQLKANAHFHKLFLDVPIDEPLKQSFTCALQKEILYQGKLFLSENWICFHSKVFGKDTKISIPVLSVTLLKKTKTALLVPNALIIATVTDRYMFVSLLSRDTTYKLLKSICTHLDDTSMGNSPNPSSAENSFRADRPRTLPLDFNEDYSDLDGIVQQRRQEMEESSSTGSQTPELECFQDYHVVETETHLKVSKPEAKSVRSDAHSKRGPDGKARNSPRNGHSEAFRFLHKVKSQKLLSLNHVLVFYAILVCVLILSTFYMRYKISVLEERLMSMTAFDSHIKEHQVHQDLGSHLQINADALCDELTANLRKLEKIQNNLQKLLEDGE
- the GRAMD2B gene encoding GRAM domain-containing protein 2B isoform X4; the protein is MLKKGSSLEDSVFLSESQNSFRKSSNDTPASPTESVGSVFISSDGENGTDEKRKVGKSPTVSLQTPTSETEYFDDRKKVDVDRTKSSTDSPVLTIKSDSKIERKKRASNQLKANAHFHKLFLDVPIDEPLKQSFTCALQKEILYQGKLFLSENWICFHSKVFGKDTKISIPVLSVTLLKKTKTALLVPNALIIATVTDRYMFVSLLSRDTTYKLLKSICTHLDDTSMGNSPNPSSAENSFRADRPRTLPLDFNEDYSDLDGIVQQRRQEMEESSSTGSQTPELECFQDYHVVETETHLKVSKPEAKSVRSDAHSKRGPDGKARNSPRNGHSEAFRFLHKVKSQKLLSLNHVLVFYAILVCVLILSTFYMRYKISVLEERLMSMTAFDSHIKEHQVHQDLGSHLQINADALCDELTANLRKLEKNNLQKLLEDGE
- the GRAMD2B gene encoding GRAM domain-containing protein 2B isoform X5, whose protein sequence is MLKKGSSLEDSVFLSESQNSFRKSSNDTPASPTESVGSVFISSDGENGTDEKRKVGKSPTVSLQTPTSETEYFDDRKKVDVDRTKSSTDSPVLTIKSDSKIERKKRASNQLKANAHFHKLFLDVPIDEPLKQSFTCALQKEILYQGKLFLSENWICFHSKVFGKDTKISIPVLSVTLLKKTKTALLVPNALIIATVTDRYMFVSLLSRDTTYKLLKSICTHLDDTSMGNSPNPSSAENSFRADRPRTLPLDFNEDYSDLDGIVQQRRQEMEESSSTGSQTPELECFQDYHVVETETHLKVSKPEAKSVRSDAHSKRGPDGKARNSPRNGHSEAFRFLHKVKSQKLLSLNHVLVFYAILVCVLILSTFYMRYKISVLEERLMSMTAFDSHIKEHQVHQDLGSHLQINADALCDELTANLRKLEKGLHCSHGCAL